In Vespa velutina chromosome 1, iVesVel2.1, whole genome shotgun sequence, the genomic stretch taaaatttagaaatgttattatattttagaaaaaaaaagaaaactaatattttcaaattgcaTCACTTTTGTAGCCATGACGCGATATAATccatgtaattttttaatagacttatgtatacataaatatgtttatttgtttaatcaattttcattgaaataataattggtAACCTACGCCTGAAAGTTCTTtctaataaacttttttatttagaaacaataagtagaaaatgaaacaattattaaggtttaataatataaacatttagaaaatttaaaaaagattatttgtgTGCCTTCAAATCTGCTGATATAGCAAACATTACAGAAGCAatctttgtaataataatttgttgtaatatattatatatctaatacatAAATGCAGACAAGCTTTTATATGGTTAAATAATGCTAAcgaaaatcaatatttaatgattttgaattcgaaaaatgaaattaattttaagtaaACATACTACTATACAAAATACTTGCACtagatttattaacatttttgatCCAATGTAAAAAAACTCTTAAATAAATTGGTAAAATACAGAACCATGCACGATGACCCGTGCAGGAAAGtctaataacattatttatttttaattcctacttctattttattgtacacatatataaaaatccattgtatattatatatgttcaGTGTGTAAACATGAATTTTATGTTACAGCaacacaataaaaaataagcaaaGACGAATTACGATAAGCTTTACTTGCAATTAGTATAAATTTCACGTGTATAAATGTGTGGCAATTTTAAAccgtaaagaaaataattcaattgaataaaaaagatccatagagtttaataagattattaatcatttgtaATCACGACATAAAGTGTATGGAATCATAAATATGATGTAAGTAATATACagttttttaaagataaaatttccAATTGCATTATGACGATCTCTAAAGTTTCAATtctgttattttattaacaccCATGACAGTATTATTCTGGaaatttagatttttaaaattgatctTCTACATATTATTAGTCACACCCATTTTGTGGGTAGATTATTTCAAGAGATTATAATATCGAGTTGTGTACACTATCGCAATTATTAAACTACTGAATTTCACTGTAATAAAAGATTCCCATTCCTTCTAtcttattatgtatattattactcAAATGTTCTAATGTATATACAGAAagtataattgtataaattatttttacatatatgagTACATATCGAATAAATGTTTGTTAAGTATTACCTGATGTTTTGATTGCTCATTAAcgcataattttcaattttttatcctAGTATGATCATATGTagtaaaaaatcaatatttatgtGAATTGAGAACTATGCGTAGTTCTTTGTTCTATTTTTAGACAACTATAATTTGagctactatttttatttgttcaccaagattttatattttcgattcatttatacatttcaaatacatatgaatattttggaaaaacaatcatattttattctatataataagattaatggAAGGGAAATCTTTTCCTATTAATGTAAAATCCATTGGTACATTATCAATAGTTACGGCTGTACATTATACGTATGAAGTTACTTCGTACTGAAACTTTTTTAGAAACGTATAAAATCTGAATGATACAAAAAGTAGATCATATGAGTTTTAGAATGAATAACAGTCATATAAAATGCGCATCTATGAATATCTCTACCAAAAGTAACcacttaaaaaattttttaacttttcctATACTATTGTTCTTTCAATTATttggatttaaaaatatttatgtgatcattattcgttattattttttagaatagtagtttatagtttatatactgcattaataatatttacatgaaTTTAAGCAATATTCTACATCAGAGACGTGCAAATTTTGgattgaagaagaaataattctcTTATTACTGCTTATTGATTATTCCTGTTTAAATATGTTTACTTTTTTGGCatcttcaaatattataattcataatcTAGATTAAACAGTAATATcgtgattattataatgtaataatagtaaacaaACTGAGGAAAGTACTGGTATGATGAAAGCAAGAATTTgtttagagaaataaaaaagaatgggGATAAGGGTAATAGACCTTACGTACCAATTTTGAACGTCTCTGTTGTACATGAAATACAAAAGcatgaaaaatcattaatttaataagtatttatatgcatataaatgcgtaataatttaatatgcatttatatgtatattgaaaaaCTTCTTATTTTTGGAGCAACTACACAAGAATGTATCATAAATTTCGGgttagaaaaatagaattgaCAGATAGAAATGTTAACCATTctgtaaattgaaaaaatcgattacatGAGCGAAGTATATGTGTTAGTCATTTCATCagttaattcatatataaaaaattatatttttagcttataaataataaacattattattttcaatcgaatagaaaatacttattaattaaaaaactaaCTATGTAAAGATATTTGGAAGTCAATATTACTCTGTGTTATgcaaaaatgattaaatatattgattattttatttgaaatgtaaACTTTTTAAGACAAGAAACTTCTACAagcttaatatttttattatttaactgcATTCTATATAGCtctactttttaatataagtataattatttagcAAATTTTTGGAATCatctttataatttcaataagaaTACAAATCACAAAAAGACAAAACGAAGCTATATCAACTCTAAAAACAGCATCACATTCATTCGTACAACGTTTCATGTTGTACatgagtaaaatatatattataatttattataatgaatagTACACAATGctttaaatgttataaaatacagaatatgaatatattttctctgtctcttgaATATGTTTGAACTTGACATAGCACTTGCAGAAAACGACGTATATGTTAAGCTTaggattataatttatatatattttctttagagTGTTTTCAAATTGCTCTGTTGAACATTAGGTTACACAAACATCATTGTACCGGAAGACCATCTTGTTATAAGATCGTAAgaatagtaaaatattttaatgggTATTTCTATGTAATTCCGCATTTCTAAAATCAGAGGAAATttgattgattatatatactatattatattatattatactatactatattatgtgttatactatatatttcataaaaataagtaataataaaaagataatattcttattaatatttagagATGCAGAATTAACtctagaaattaaaaatattaacagatTTCACGCAAAAtgtaactttattattactttcaaaAACCTGCTCACATATAAGGGCACCGTTTACAGTTTATTTTTTCGTGCacggtattaatattttatttgcttaTTTGCTTATTTCATTCAGATCTATTACCAAAAAagtatattgtattataattaaaatttcaataagaatttttaatttgtaatttactAATTGTTACTAAACACCAATTTTATTGTAGAAAATATGAGGATGCAAATGACTGTGATGCTTTGGAAACAAACTGTAAAAATTAACACATTAATCAAACTAATAGCAGCACacatttacataaattaagatgtataataatagaatattgttgctattatgatcatttttattagccttttaaaatttattaaagcgatataaaattaatttattattatgtcgcttaattaaaatttatacataagaatgtcatataaatgaataaaaaagaaaagttacatAAATTCAAGTTATTtctgtattaaaataaaaaatggtaTAACTATTTTATACTATCATTAATGTTAATGTTACCAATTTCTAAAGGAATGTCctacagaaatatattttagatataatttgaaagtaattacaaaatacacattattatataattaaattggtatatataacattaaaaaattgtgTCTGTTTATATATCATGATACTGCATTGAATTTTGCACAAATATCAACATTCTGAATGAATGAGTTTAATTGCAAGCAaaggattattatataatcacAGTAATACAGCCATTTGTTACCTCGTATTTCACAGAAAAAATGcttagatattaaatttataaatatctatcgacatgaattatatttaatacatacaacttctttatattttaagaaaaacgtAGAAATGACAAATACTATCATTTCCCACCTAAGCAGTTTTATGATATTTCGATAGAcaggaatataaattttcatatacacataacacagtaaacataataaaaaacattttacattGAATCATGAATGTGTTGCTGTCTgcttcattataaaataaatattcaatgattGTATAAACATTGGACACAAATGAATTTGCAAATAAATATACCTAATCTCAGATTAATATTGTTACATGATAGATAACatgataatttaatgttaaaattacaagaaaataaaaatgctaCAAATTTATagcaaataatttttagtttTACATAACATAAATTCGGTAAATTTGatcatgaaatttcttttttaagtattccatactactattttacagaatttattattatacaatattctaATGATTATGTACTTTTTACCTGGAGTGTGCAGATAATTCTTCCtctatattaaaaaacgaTCTGCTttctattatacattttttgcACATGAAATAACAGGCAATTTATAAATGTCCAACtagttcataaataaatatcacaaTATGGTtttattccaatttttttttaggacAGTAGAAGAATCATTCGCACAAAACAGAGTATGTAACGTTTGCAtttgtattattgtattttgtcaaaaatatattgtttaattttgtCTGCCCTATTGTTGGTTTTTTTGTccaatatataagaaatgtataaagatagtaatttatatattttatcaaaaatgacATATTCCAAAATTTAAATGCAGCTGAAAATTTGAAGAATGGATTAATTGCGCATTGTATTTTTACATCACACATACGTAAAAATAGATTGTTCATGAAATGCTATTTATTGTGTCACATACGCATATTTTTAGCGTATATAAAgcttagaaaataaatcagcATTAAATaggtattatattttcaacagtaagaattactataatagataaatataatagaaattaaaatataatttgtaaatattttgtatctatgtatatgaaaagaaataaaaataaaaataaaaataaaaataaaaataaaaataaaaataaaagaaaaatgcaactCTTGAGTacaaagagtatatatatttctatatcataaaaattatgttattatattatgcaagatgtgaaatacaaaaattacaaattatcagaatattgtaaattatataatttaactgCATTTTCTGATATTATTGGTGGTTTTTTATAGTATTCTGATATATACAAGAcaagaaaaattgaagattATTGAAACCAACAAATGGGACagtagtatataaatattcaactGTTTTTCTTAATACACAATATCagttattcattcattttgttACTTTCCTATTATCCTATTTTGTAGCTAAATTTGTTGTTTtcatcaatataatttatgcttttattaattatattttatttattatttgttataagtaaaatagtatatagtaattgtttattatattcataaatgtATTCAGGAATAATTTTCCTAAAATTTTCAACTTGACGCGATCGTAATTTTCCTtataaaatgcaaaataaaatattatatttatatttgttatatatttttgtaatgctgcaaattttttaaatattttgcatGAAAATGATGTAATATCTTAAACATAAAAACCTTGAAAAAAATCCGATCTCGAAAAGCTGACAATTAGCATTCTTTATAAGTAATCTATGAATAATTTGTCTgttcttcaatatttattctaaGTTAACAGTTATGCGTATATTTCACATGTATATGCAATtacataacattaataatgctaatattgattttaaaaaatccaaatctttacattataaatatatgaattataactttttacattttgaaaCTATTGTACTTATAAAGAATGCACTGGGTAAACGCaataaaaatgcattattATAGTGCTAAATTGATTGAATCGCAAATGGTATTTTACAAATGATGTCATGGTATATACGGTCCAAAAAGAACTAAACATTAGCcactatagaaaaaatattatatttttaagtaaatgtttttttgtcatttttaaatatcccaTATAAATGCGAttcttgttaataaaaaaatatttgatttttttttttactaatctTTAAATACTATTTTTAGACCGTTTATACCATAGAAGAAAATcgtgtatttttaataacaccTATAATATCTGAATATCAATAATCTGCAATAAAAACGCAtctaataaaaacatttatttctttttggcCTCACTTTTCGATACTAAACTATGAATgtaattgaagaaaagaaacaacaatttatttgattatgaaagttaaataattaaataattaagtaaaatcattataatacctttttcaattttaattaataacagtatataataatatcaaagtaCTGATTTGCAgtgaaggaataattaatgaatataaaaaataaaaatcagagctgtgaataaaaagaaaaaaattcttttaaacatGCAATTTTTAGTAttgatatacatttaaaattattttataataatcttgtaatctttaaataataatagtctttaaaattgattattacaaCATTTCATgtctacgaagaaaaaattttataatgtcaTCCTATCTACTCTagtcatttatatatcttaggcaaaatttatttttcatcatgAATGTATAGTTATTTTTCATGAGGATTAACAACTGGatcgttaaaaatgaaatagttcATAGAGCCGGTAAGTAGACGTGTATTACACGTCCTATATAGAGAAACTAGCTGGCATGCTTATTAGCTTCATGCCAATAAGCTGTCACACGTACGTCACAAtttatttgttctctctctattataaatattaattatttttgattaaattgGAAAATCCTAAGTATTATCCTAATATTCTTATAGCtagaatgtaaaatgtataacACAAAATTGAGTTCAATGAATATTTGTAGTGTAATCATTAttgaagataattatttttataactacCTCATACtaataatatgataacaaTCTTCGAAATGAGCGCACTACTATTacgttaaatatatctatttaaatattgtttttcgtAGAGAAAGCATAAAACATAACATGTTAtactatattttatcataattaaatgaaaaaggcGCATTCATACaaaattagattattttttaatgtacccaaaatagaaaatttcttcataaaatgtaattttttattgtatataaattatatgaagacaaaaagaataaagaaaataatggttAATATACccttttaaataagaatattcacatatttaataaagcaAAACATTTATAACTTGTACTTTTTTAGATGAATATTTAAACCCccgtttttacattttttttattcttgtaagaaattgtattatttactatatGTAAAAATCTACGTATTACATGACtctaatataacatttatcatcgatatttcctcaaccaaaaatataaaatttgataatacttgtaatattataatcagtACAGGTCAATTGAAAAACcctaaatacatattttaatatacaatagAAGTATTATTTTGTACGACATACGTATAACAGCTCAGCATTAAGAAAAGAATCCTTTCATTGATATCCTAAATGAGATATATTTGTTGcgcttatttatattatttttttaaacaaatatatatttttagggTCCCAAATCTTTGTCCATTATCGTGAttacaatatttcaatattaaatgttcTGTAACTATTACATATACTTGTGTTACAAATCTCAACTACATCTAGCACACTgctagtataatatatattggaCTGTCTcctgaatgaaaaaatttctatatctttcaaagaaggtgtaatattaaaagaaaagtatattgttaatgttatactttaaaaaatatatcatgtaACTACAGTTCTCATGCATATATTGTACATGGAACATTTTGTGCATGCAATATCAACGTACTTTGGTAAGATAAAAAACTATTTACGTTGTGTCAATTATTACTGTGATATTATAGTTTtcatgttattattaacagtGTAAAGCATATATTTGCTTTTGCATTGTATTCATATCCATGATATTGGAgtattaaattttgatatactATTAAGgtattttgaagaaatatcttttaaaagcaaaaagtgtgaatattaacaatagaattcaaatgaaaatttcggACCTAACTTGTAGAGACAACCGGAGTCTGGCAATACGGGCACTCACGCTGATTTGGAGCGCACGTCGAGCAGACCACGTAGTGATTACAGGGTGAAAGAGTGACAGTGCGATTTTGTTCTTCACAAACCATACATTTTGCTGCCGTTTCTCTGTACAGCACCTGGAATGTCAACAACTGAGGTACCTACattgtttcattaaataatccatacatacatatggatacttttgtaaaaataatttggtaattaatcattagagacggcttataaatattaacatttcttccacaatattatatattagatcttttatgtataaaataatgatacatatacaattttatgtacattttgataatatcaatattaatactgACTTAAAAAATTTCCTATGTACCAGCTATTCAAGCCAGAATGACAATTTTGTTTtaccttttctatttcttcaagATCCGAACGAAGTTGCGATTGAATTGACTTTAATGTTGCAATTGAAAGTGATCTGAGTTCACTTGTCCTTCTTAACGTATGCAAATATGGACCACCACTAGCTGCTTCATTTTCAACACGTAGTGCTTTTACTTGTAATAAAGcctaaaaatgataaaaataactaaGTTTATTGTTTTGCTCTCTTGTAcactatattttataatattatatataaatcttactACAACACTataggatttaaaaaaagataataatgataataataataataataataataataataataataataataataataataataataataatgatgatgatgataataataatatttgtaggAGAGATTCAGATACTGATAAATCGCACATGTggaatattctatatattttgcttgtaatatattattactaagagaaaagaaatttgatgcGAATACTCATGTGAGACATATATACTCTAAATCATCAatgataacgaatataataaaaattgtatacatttttattcacCTCATCTCTTTGTTGTTCAGCAATACTTGCTTTTCTTTTAGCTTCTTCACTTTCTAATTGCCATGCTGCACAAGCGGCCCTAGCTTGATTAATTCGTTCATCCCACGTTGCTAACTGAGCACGACTTGAAGTCAATTCTTCTCTGAGTCTCTGCACCTATGATAAATcatcgaaaattaataattctttcaaatttctttttacaaaataacaaaatatgtGATAGCTATAAAAACTCTAACCTCAGATAAAGATCCTGTGTTACTTGGACTGATGGAGAATGCACTGACCAGTGGAGACGCTGGGAGAGGTTGTGTACGAGATGGTGACATTCCTTGGCTTGCAAAGTCAAATAGGCTACTATTAAATCCACTAAGCTTAGAAGCTGAACTACTAAGCTGAGAAATGTGATTGTTAAATGGATCTGAAACTTGATTCATAAATGGCATTGTCTGAAAATCCaaaacataaattatttaaaaaagttgCCAAAAAtcttattgttgtttttaacTAGTAATATATGTTTACCGATTCTATAGAATCTTGATGTGAAAATCTGTGTCCAGTAAGGAAACCGGCTGATTGTAATTGCTGAAGGGGACTTGAAGTAGATGgagaaaaatttgtcaaaaCAGATCGTTCTGTCATCCCAGGAATATTTACTGGAGCTGAACTACCAAGTAATCCTGAACTTGCTAAACCCGCTGATATAGAATTACTAATTGGTGAATTAGTATCCCTATGAATTGATTCTACTAAATTTAGTGGATCATCTAAATGTAATTCATCTAATGCATTtcctacaaaaagaaaaaaataatacattattatctgagcaatatatatatatatatatatatatatatatatatatatatatatatatatatcaaacacATATAAagctaatattttaataatattaaattaataataaattagcaCACACCTACTACAGATTCAACAGTGTCGTTTGGATAAAATGAATTGGATAATGGTGATACAGTTGTTGTCAATGAATGACTTCCTAAGGttccatttaaattatatgtgATAAACAAACTTTGCTTTTGTTGAGCTTTTTCAGCTTTTGTTAATAATGGATCACTGTCTATAGCCAccatttgttttcttatttcaccctattaaaaatattacattgatATAGAGCAACTTTAAAAATCagaacattaattaaatacaaataaagaaCAAACTTACAGCTTGTAAAAGAGAACTAGGATTGTAAAGTATACTAGTAAGTTTCTGTTGGGCAGAAACATTCACAGCATTGTTAGAATTGGAATTATGAAGTTGAGCACCAGGAGCTTTACTATGTGAACTATTACTACCAAGACTACTAGTACTCGCAGATTCAGATACTTCACCACTTCCGTTCTGAAATTTTATCAGTTGATCAATTCatttgttatatgtatataattatattttattattaagtaaatttttattgcaaattTACACAAGAATTAAAAACTTACACTGCTATCGCTAAGAGGTTTGTCCTTGTCATGACTGCGCTTATCAGGTGGTAAAGCATTATTGAGTATATCTGCTAAATTTGTGCCGCAATCTATGGGTACCGCCATGTCCCTCGCCAGACTCATTTCTTCTGTTGGCAATACTGCTCCATCAGCACACCATACCAATGTCccaatttatcaattttgagaagcaattttaatgataaagtttattattttcaaaaaattaaattccacTTTTGTAAAATGCCAAAAGTAATTTTTACATAACATAAGAATGGAGCAGAGTGTACATATAtcgttgtaaaatattaaattcaatttaaatctGTTACGCAAAattaagttatatatacaatgagaATAATGTACTTGGAACTTGAATTACATAAGTTCGGTTTTAGATAcaattttagataaaaaaattatttgcaaaaTATTCTAAGCCTGCTGAAATAGGTAACAATTGTTTTACGTACGATTGATGAGGGTACACTCACGGTCAACATGCGCAAATGCACAGAAGACTCCACGTGGACAATAACCAGCCTGCTGTACATCATTGCATTTAGTTGATTTGTAAATTTCAGGATGGAATTGCTGTTCTGTACGGGTATGACAATATGTGCAGGCATCTCCTTGTTCACAGTTTCCTGGTTCACCCCATTCTTCTCCATGCTTTACATTTGGACATGGTGTTGATCTaggaaaacaataataataatattaaaattattttaatgatattgaaagtagaataaaaaaaacttaatttacctatatttatattttcgtggACTACGTCTTTTATCTTTACTGTTGTGGTATTGTGGACAAGCATAACCTTGACGACAAAGTCTTGGAGGTCGTTTACACGGTtctgttttataattactaaGTACATAATTCGTGTCCTGCCATTTTGGATCTTCATTCATCAAGTTTCGTTCCTTATCAAGAATGTTTGGTCCATTGGACGAAGAATTAGGATCTGTATCTGGATTTTCCAATGCCTGTATTTCTTTGATATCATACACAGGTGGTCGTAAATCATGATTGCCATGTGCAAAGGCACAGTGAGGTCCATTTTTAACACAAAACCCACGTGTGTCCGTATCATGAACACACATGCATGTTTTATAATAACGCAGATGGTAACGTCTCTCAGTATCGCCAGCAGTACGATGTAAAAATGGGCACCtgttcaaaaaaataatttgtgaGAACGTGTTCCATTCTGATGTctgaatattatttcaaagagaagatatataaACAAGATGAACAATATACatctactatttttataaaattaataagatcaTGCATtagtatttttacatttaaaatgaaacaatatcatagctgtatatatatgtatgaaaaaataGACTGCATGATGGACTAGGAATCGAACCTAGATCTCCACATTTCGCGTGTAGTACTTAAAATCATTATGTTACCATGTATCCCACTCATTCATACTTTTCATAATTCAATTCTAACATACTATACtcatacattaaatatattaaatatacattatttactcTTTAAGAGAATTAGTACTGTATCTGGTGTAAAAAGTCgacgaaaatatatgtaaataaataaagatgaatTCAAATAATGCATGcacatttaaaagataaatataattatgacacaattatttcaaaagcataatattaataattaaacataaaattgctataattaaattactattaaaattttacttttaatatcataaaaattatttgtttatatacatgcactgataaaatttaatataagaaagCATTAGcttaaatataatctttacaAACATTTATATGATCATGGTATTTCGATGTGATAATGATTAATGTAAAGGTTGACATTCTTTTTAGAAAacctaaaatatattataccatccaaaaattaaatatgtgataattataacaataattatccAACACGATCATTGAAACATGATATTTTTGATCAGTCAAAATGTGTTTACTTTCTCAagtatttttagatatataaaagataacatataaaaaataattataaaataatcattaatgattaattaaacaatcatgcaaaaaaaattatatgtgcttatttgatattataatttgtgtGAGGTTCAATTCTATTACGTTACACTGtcttatgtaataaaattattcaaagaaaGATAACATCACATGAtcctaaaattataattaacttgcacattatttaaaattcgtattatgctataaatatatcttgaaagaataatattacattgaaattttcttatgtgtataaaaatagtaataagatataaataataaaatattccataTAAGAAATGCACAGTGGATTTATCTCAACGTCAAGCTTAACTTGTTATATCACCagtgcatgcatatatactcCATATTATGAAGTATTAAGTctctgttaataataaaacctaaaaaattataaacctaaaaataaaaatgtaaccTAAAAATTCACTTAATATTACAATGTATtctcatattttaaatttatattttaataaataattagaacaTTAAAATACAGATAGATGTAATGTAAGATATTTGAAAACACAAagtagtaaatatatttatgttccaaatgtaaaaatatatataatgcagtgtaatttgtttttaattattatatcaatattaaaaaataaattttctattatgaCTATAAAATCATGCAAAGTGGATGAAGTTCagatataatgtattttttttccataatgtTTCAGATGTATTTATATAGTGATTCagataaatgattatatattctttgaaactatgaaatttataaattacaattattaaattattataataagatttaGTACAAATCTTATAAAAGGCATATT encodes the following:
- the LOC124955487 gene encoding RING finger protein unkempt homolog isoform X1; its protein translation is MKSDSKPLLTAQAEKANHYTYLKEFRVEQCPLFIQRKCTQHRPFTCFNWHFMNQRRRRPVRKRDRTFNYSADNYCTKYDETTGICPDGDECPFLHRTAGDTERRYHLRYYKTCMCVHDTDTRGFCVKNGPHCAFAHGNHDLRPPVYDIKEIQALENPDTDPNSSSNGPNILDKERNLMNEDPKWQDTNYVLSNYKTEPCKRPPRLCRQGYACPQYHNSKDKRRSPRKYKYRSTPCPNVKHGEEWGEPGNCEQGDACTYCHTRTEQQFHPEIYKSTKCNDVQQAGYCPRGVFCAFAHVDRECTLINLLPTEEMSLARDMAVPIDCGTNLADILNNALPPDKRSHDKDKPLSDSSNGSGEVSESASTSSLGSNSSHSKAPGAQLHNSNSNNAVNVSAQQKLTSILYNPSSLLQAGEIRKQMVAIDSDPLLTKAEKAQQKQSLFITYNLNGTLGSHSLTTTVSPLSNSFYPNDTVESVVGNALDELHLDDPLNLVESIHRDTNSPISNSISAGLASSGLLGSSAPVNIPGMTERSVLTNFSPSTSSPLQQLQSAGFLTGHRFSHQDSIESTMPFMNQVSDPFNNHISQLSSSASKLSGFNSSLFDFASQGMSPSRTQPLPASPLVSAFSISPSNTGSLSEVQRLREELTSSRAQLATWDERINQARAACAAWQLESEEAKRKASIAEQQRDEALLQVKALRVENEAASGGPYLHTLRRTSELRSLSIATLKSIQSQLRSDLEEIEKVLYRETAAKCMVCEEQNRTVTLSPCNHYVVCSTCAPNQRECPYCQTPVVSTS
- the LOC124955487 gene encoding RING finger protein unkempt isoform X6, which produces MKSDSKPLLTAQAEKANHYTYLKEFRVEQCPLFIQRKCTQHRPFTCFNWHFMNQRRRRPVRKRDRTFNYSADNYCTKYDETTGICPDGDECPFLHRTAGDTERRYHLRYYKTCMCVHDTDTRGFCVKNGPHCAFAHGNHDLRPPVYDIKEIQALENPDTDPNSSSNGPNILDKERNLMNEDPKWQDTNYVLSNYKTEPCKRPPRLCRQGYACPQYHNSKDKRRSPRKYKYRSTPCPNVKHGEEWGEPGNCEQGDACTYCHTRTEQQFHPEIYKSTKCNDVQQAGYCPRGVFCAFAHVDQMSLARDMAVPIDCGTNLADILNNALPPDKRSHDKDKPLSDSSNGSGEVSESASTSSLGSNSSHSKAPGAQLHNSNSNNAVNVSAQQKLTSILYNPSSLLQAGEIRKQMVAIDSDPLLTKAEKAQQKQSLFITYNLNGTLGSHSLTTTVSPLSNSFYPNDTVESVVGNALDELHLDDPLNLVESIHRDTNSPISNSISAGLASSGLLGSSAPVNIPGMTERSVLTNFSPSTSSPLQQLQSAGFLTGHRFSHQDSIESTMPFMNQVSDPFNNHISQLSSSASKLSGFNSSLFDFASQGMSPSRTQPLPASPLVSAFSISPSNTGSLSEVQRLREELTSSRAQLATWDERINQARAACAAWQLESEEAKRKASIAEQQRDEALLQVKALRVENEAASGGPYLHTLRRTSELRSLSIATLKSIQSQLRSDLEEIEKVLYRETAAKCMVCEEQNRTVTLSPCNHYVVCSTCAPNQRECPYCQTPVVSTS